From Octopus bimaculoides isolate UCB-OBI-ISO-001 chromosome 19, ASM119413v2, whole genome shotgun sequence:
GTGTCTTGATCAAAGCAGAGATATTTGTGTTTATGAGTATACTCTTGAAAAGGTAGGTTTCACACATCTCTCTAAAGTAATGTCCTCCCCGGATGCCAAGGAAAATTAAAACTAATCATGAGCACACAGTTTGTGGCTATGGCGTTGCATAGACAATGTTAAGTGTCATAGACATCTCTTCGTCTactcaaacaaattaatttcgtTGAGCTTGAACAAGGGTCACCAAACGTTTTTGACGCCGGGccagataactgagagaatgacGTGCGCGGGCCGCATAACTATTTTGTTTAATACAATACagtgaatatacaaaaaaataaagacaaccagCAAAAAGTTATCAAAAAGTAGCCGACCGTATTGGTCTTCCCTGCTTGTACATAGTCTGTCCCTGacctggacacacacacacacacactctctctcttcctctttctctcttttctcctctttctttctctctcccacacacagacacatatacaccttTCACATTGTTTGTACAATTGATTTTTAAGGCATCTTAGTaggcatggttaagaagtttactttgcgaccacgtggttttgggttcagtcctacagcacggtaccttggacaagtgtcttcgaATATAATTCCAGGCCGAcggtgaatttggaagatggaaactatgtAACTATGtctcaccatatatatgtgtgcgtgtgtttgtgtttttatttgtatccCCATCACCACtcgacagctggtgttggtttattcaTGTCCATGAAATTGAGCAATTCAACGAAAAGActaatacaataaataccagactttaaaaaaataagaattaggatcgatttgttcgactaaaccctttaatgcggtaccccagcatggctgcagtacaatgactgaatcaagtaaatgattaaaagaaataaggaacaacCATGatgtattagaaatattttattttcatagcgAATAATCTGATCATCGGAATATTTCACAGATTCTAATCAAACGATGCGTATATAGTAAAATTTTCTTTTCGGATATTTTCGTGTCATAATATTGGTTATCCTTTAGTGATTGGTCAACTTATTTTCCACCATAAAGCCTTCAATTGTCCAACAGATTTAATTTCCATTACCCTGAAAatgagaagaaacagaaaatgaaagtttacaaacaaataaacatattttctatttatgaatCGCTGTAGTCTCTATTTTAGAACCCAACACTTGTAACTCGAATAGTGGACTAAGCTGGGTGAGGGTAAGCCAATGGGTATGTAACTCTTAGTGAGTTAGGGCTTGCCTACTTATGCATGTGAAGACCCGGGCTTTTGTTGAAaacgcccaaggtgtcacgcagtgagaccgaacccaaGACTGCATGTTTGGAAAGAAAGTTTCTTATTCACACAGCTATGTATgtggaaatatatttctaaatattcctatatttatgttttacctttgatcttttacttctttcagtcattagaatacgGTCATGCTAGGGTACcactttaaagaattttagtcgaacgaatcgatcccagtacttatattttaagacTGGTATAAGGACATTAACACATTAATACCggttgtctcacacacacacgactaggttatttcagtttccgtctaccaaatccactcacaaggctttggtcatcccaaggctatagtagaagacacttgcctaatttGCCACGCAgcagaactgaactcagaaccatgtggttggaaagcaaacttcttaccacgtagccacgCCTCAAAATTTTGGAATTAAAACAGAAATTTTTTCCAACAATACAATATCACAATCTTATTTTTCAAGCGGAATACAATGAATAACAGTGGTCTCAGTGCCTGGTTGGTGCTATTTTATTAATCCTGGAAAGAAGAAATCCTGCGtgggattttaattcagaatataGGGAAATAAAGTGGAGTTTCTTTTGTCATGAACAAGACATACAGTAACATAGCAGTGAGTAGAACAGTTTTaaagtcaacaacaaaaaaatagatTTGGTTACGAACAATATTTGCTTACTTACCGGAATGTTGCAAGTATAATGGTGCACAACATGGTTTGTAACAAAGTGGGTATTACCATATTTCACTGATCGATTGAAGGGACCGGGCAGGGATTCAAGGTGATGAGGGCATAAGCATTTCACCtgaagataaaataattttgataaagtTTGCAGATGTAATACAAAATGAGATGTTTTATACATAACAAATGAGTTTTATAGTAAACCACCCATCCCAGAAAAAGCCTAAAGCTTGTAACAAGACTATTTGACAGGGTTCCATACACCAATCTACAGTGAATCAAACGAATCACTGTTTTCAAACACAAAACGTaagtaaataatacaaaaaggATATCAACAAGCAACTGTCCATTCAAATTTTTGGTAGAAACATGAATGTCATTAACAATTTTGTCTTCGATGCCTTTTATTTGacgtctaatgctcttagcttagacttttttggggggcaaccagatcgaaccatctcaagtgtaactgcccgaaatggtcgtgacgtgacttctgggacttgactgatgaaagaaagccaaggatgacccgtctttttttgcctgtccttctaattgttgtttctcttgtccgcctttgtatcgtctttcTGTCCggacgttttaatgccctctgctgcgtttcatttatatttgttccatatatatatatatattatatatatgagtgtgtgtgtgtgtgtaattttgtttatctgtttatgtCAGTTATTACAGTCCAGCCAATACCAATGCCTGCATGAATTTAAATCAGTCAACTTCGGCTACATAAGTGAGTGACTGTTACAGTCTACTGTTATTGTGACCATACAGATCTCACGCGAACTGTAGCACTTGGGGCAGGTATCTCTCTTTTATAGTTCGTTGCAAAGacgacatttttttttgttaacgaTAATAAATAGCTTTTGTTTGCAACTTTTCACAGACATCTGTTCTTCCATCTCTTAACTctaccaaaatattttattgttacaaggtcatacatacataagacgggcttctacacagtttctatctactaaatttaCGTAGAATGCATTGGTcgacctggagctatagtaaaagacacttgcccaaggtgcagcgtATTGGGATTGAACTAGAAACCGCGTGGTTGCAATACaagctttttaactacacagccatgcctgcatctcaAATTGATAACTGCCAAGTTATAGAAAGTTGTGTTACagatttgaaatgttttacttacAGTCGTGTAACTAAACAAGTCAAATTTTTTGTCCTGGAGATGAACTTCGTGTGCCGTCTGGTTGGGGCGACATTCTGTCAGGCTCGCTATCGGTTGACACAACTGTAGCCTGAAATGACATTGAAACTTGTAATAAGTAAAAGTAATGAAGGCGTCATGTAGCTTAGGGGTCGGCAAACCGGGTTAAATTACCCCAAGcagggtaaaaatgaaattcttggtaACGgggactcattagacataagtaaaaaaCGTGTTGCTACGATagaaaatttttcttctggcaacattgcatctgtccaatgtaatggacTGTAaacagattcaataaaccttttgaattcaaagaatctatgattttcttcctttcaaatcaagggggtaACGTCAGCGTGAATAGATGTATTTTGGGGGTAATTGGTTACAAAAGTTCCCCGACCCCCTGGAGGGTATTCGGCTGACAATCGTAAGGCCGAGAGTTGAGTcttcgagcaagacactttatttcacgttgctccatccaactcacctggcaaaaacgagttgtacctgtaatctAAAGGGTCAgtcatgtcacattctgtgtcacactgaatcctCCCTGGGAGCTACGTTAAGGATAAGACTGTTTGTGGCGTGCTccgccacttgcatgttaatttcacgatcaggctgttctgttgaatGGGTCAACTGGAACATTCGTGCCAGTTTGTTGAatgcgcgtggcctagtggttaggatgttgcaagGGATtggtaagaaataaatattgtctcGAGTCCTAGGGCTCATGGAGCCAGATTCTAAGATTCCATCGTGTTTAAGTTACCAGGGCCCTGAACGGGACGTCAGTCTGTTGCAAGGTGGATCACttgcaactgagtggactggagcaaagtaaaatgaagtgtttcgctcaagaatacaacacaccacccagtccgggaatcgaaacctcgatcttGCGATCacgagtgcaacatcctaaccactaggccacgcgcatTCAACAAAACCTGTACAACTTAAGGGAACAAAGCTCTGTTCCTCTATTTAGGAACAGCACAAGGTTCAGCTATCACATTCCTTCTTAGAAACCAAATAATCATTcttaggatttgaattcagaagctAATGGTAAGTGGACGAAATCAACTAACTGACCCCCACTGCTGAAATAATATGGTACCAGCCTTATCTTAGATTTGTATGAAGaataatttatatgtaattatcGTTTAATTAATTAATCGTTGATTTAAGAAAAGATATATTATCTATGAAACAATTTCACTATTATACCGTAATTAACAACAAACATAACAGGTTTTCagattaaaaacatatttacttgTGTTTGGATGTATCATATATAATGTGGTTCGTCGAATTTGGGCACTGTCCTCCTTGACACAGACAGTTGATAACTCGGCGTTCAGTTTTTTGCCTTTTTCCATTTACTGTCTTGGTGAATGAATAGACGTCGGCACAAACAGTACTTTCACTCAAACATGGAGAGCTACTTCGCTGAAATAAGAAAAGTATGACTTACGTTgacgaaaagaagaaaattggtcATATATAAGGTGTGTCCTAAAACAGAACGAACTTTTAAAACGGTGCGGTAACCTTCTGGTGCAGCATGCTCATGATTGAATACGGTTGGTGTTTATCTTAAGTCTAATGACAGCCAAGCCACGCTCACGTCAGATAGTAATCGATCCACTCATGCtagaatgaatgtatgtttagaATAATTGGCGATTTGCAGTAAGAAGAGCAGTAAAAGACCAGAAAATACAAAATGCTTGTGTGAAATTCAATTATAAATCGGGAAAGACTTTAACAAAAGCTTTCCTCATGTT
This genomic window contains:
- the LOC106877028 gene encoding uncharacterized protein LOC106877028, which gives rise to MITKLAHPRWICFLILLFVGEVFCQSQAVVYEQAQRSSSPCLSESTVCADVYSFTKTVNGKRQKTERRVINCLCQGGQCPNSTNHIIYDTSKHKLQLCQPIASLTECRPNQTAHEVHLQDKKFDLFSYTTVKCLCPHHLESLPGPFNRSVKYGNTHFVTNHVVHHYTCNIPGNGN